One genomic segment of Hordeum vulgare subsp. vulgare chromosome 2H, MorexV3_pseudomolecules_assembly, whole genome shotgun sequence includes these proteins:
- the LOC123429036 gene encoding uncharacterized protein LOC123429036, with protein MQNVWCNVHEICARSLLLAGPGRLFYSNGYKNQGIFAYSSLNVVDEFVCRFYFLLLIIRFGKGLVIILDLLRKDPTELASIVQMLQKVWKKFIRSTRVNGIRSCYFPSPKTARGRDPQIIYVHTTFASGFTRRPLRRVDPQKNLKSCGCGKTSYQLIAYEQFKRNWQDSLLSMSYPQKGNIIRISLSMLVDRY; from the exons ATGCAAAACGTTTGGTGTAATGTGCACGAAATCTGTGCACGATCCCTCCTGCTAGCTGGACCTGGACGTCTATTTTATTCCAACGGGTACAAAAACCAAGGTATATTCGCTTACTCGAGCTTAAATGTAGTTGATGAGTTCGTGTGCAGGTTTTACTTTCTTCTGTTAATCATTAGGTTTGGGAAAGGACTAGTAATTATCTTAGACTTATTACGTAAAGACCCTACAGAGTTAGCGTCGATTGTGCAAATGCTCCAGAA ggtttggaaaaagttcatccgCAGCACTAGGGTGAATGGAATAAGGAGCTGCTATTTTCCTtcgccaaa AACTGCTCGAGGCAGGGATCCGCAAataatttatgtgcatactacgtttgcAAGTGGATTCACAAGACGACCTCTGAGAAGGGTAGATCCTCAAAAGAACTTGAa atcatgCGGATGCGGGAAGACCTCCTACCAACTGATCgcctacgagcaattcaagaggaattggcaggattcttTGTTGAGCATGTCATACCCACAGAAGGGGAATATCATTAGGATTTCCTTGTCGATGTTGGTGGATAGATATTAG
- the LOC123429038 gene encoding receptor kinase-like protein Xa21, translating into MARPLLAILVLLLSSAATLADSTTDTDRDALLCLKSGLHSPTGALATWNNNTSPDFCTWHGVACTTSTREPPLVVALNMESEGLAGEIPSCISNLTSLVRIHLPNNQLSGRIPRELGHLSGLRYLNLSFNALSGTIPSSLGMLNHLSSLDLGSNGFSGEIPPLLPSKLTYLDLARNSLTGVVPPSVANLSFLSTLYLADNQLQGSIPDLGKLSGLQILGLSYNSLSGIVPPSIYNLSSLNFLGLANNNLGGTLPFDIGNTLPNIQTLMMGNNNFEGDIPSLLTNASAMMYIHLGNNSLTGVVPSFSSMKNLEYVMLYSNHLEAGDWSFFSSLANCTQLRKLNVGRNNLRGDLPVNSLENLPKSLTALTLRYNNIFGTIPLEVGNMSSLSILYLDKNLFMGPIPSTVGQLHNLVVLSLSKNNFSGEIPPSIGKLNQLQELYLQENQLGGSIPESLGSCHNLLALNLSYNTFGGSINGQMFGRLNQLSWLLDLSHNELAMSIPLQMGRLINLGSLSLSHNNLTGRIPSTLGQCVRLELLRVEGNLLQGSIPQSLASLKGIQVLDFSHNNISGIIPEFLATFTSLRYLNMSFNNLEGLVPIGGVFDNKSGIFVQENPHLCSSVATEELPRCFASVTINKHKFIIPVVITLSTLAALASIMGMLNFWLKRRCRSSKSIDPCYMDLKRISYCDVRKATDRFSIDNVVGMGKFGVVYKGWFDARDGTVAVKVFKLNQHGAPQTFIAECKALQHIRHRNIVKVITACSTNDLVGNEFKALVFVYMANGSLENRLHKQCGDLSLGAVICISVDIASALDYLHNECIPPIVHCDMKPSNILFDEDDIAHVSDFGLARLICSCSSGVQSSATSIFGPRGTIGYIPPEYGLASEISTEGDVYSYGIVLLEMLTRKQPTHEEFGYGFTLHKYVEASLSQIEDILHPSLTSEMGGEHVNHMPHMQGHKAFTQKNICALRLLKLGLLCSAESSKDRPTMHDVYSEVTKVKEDFLSL; encoded by the exons ATGGCTCGTCCTCTGTTAGccatcctcgtcctcctcctctcatCAGCTGCAACCCTAGCTGATAGCACTACTGACACGGACAGAGATGCTCTGCTCTGCCTCAAGTCCGGCCTCCACAGCCCCACCGGAGCTCTGGCCACATGGAACAACAACACCTCGCCGGATTTCTGCACCTGGCACGGCGTCGCATGCACAACAAGCACAAGGGAACCACCTCTCGTGGTGGCCTTGAACATGGAGTCGGAGGGCCTTGCTGGTGAGATCCCATCCTGCATCTCCAACCTCACTTCTCTGGTAAGGATCCACCTGCCTAACAACCAGCTCTCCGGCCGCATTCCACGGGAGCTCGGCCATCTCTCCGGGCTCCGGTACCTTAACCTTAGCTTCAACGCGCTGAGCGGCACCATACCGTCCAGCCTCGGCATGCTTAACCACCTTTCTTCTCTTGACCTGGGCAGCAACGGATTTTCCGGTGAGATTCCGCCGCTGTTG CCTTCGAAACTCACGTACCTAGATCTCGCCAGGAATAGCCTTACCGGGGTCGTGCCGCCATCAGTAGCAAACCTCTCGTTCCTTTCCACACTCTATCTCGCAGATAACCAGTTGCAAGGATCCATTCCAGATTTGGGTAAACTTTCGGGCCTGCAAATTCTCGGTCTCTCGTATAACAGTTTGTCAGGAATAGTGCCCCCCTCCATTTACAATTTGTCTTCATTGAATTTTCTTGGGCTGGCTAACAATAATCTTGGAGGAACACTGCCTTTCGATATTGGTAACACACTTCCCAATATCCAAACATTGATGATGGGTAATAATAATTTTGAGGGAGACATACCTTCCCTACTAACAAATGCCTCTGCCATGATGTATATCCATCTAGGCAACAACTCTCTTACTGGGGTGGTTCCTTCTTTTAGCTCCATGAAAAATTTGGAGTACGTAATGTTGTACTCAAATCATCTAGAGGCTGGAGACTGgtcattcttctcctctttggCAAACTGTACACAACTTCGGAAACTTAATGTGGGTAGGAACAACTTGCGTGGGGATTTGCCAGTAAATTCCCTGGAAAATCTGCCCAAAAGCTTGACAGCTCTGACTCTTCGGTACAACAACATCTTTGGCACAATACCCTTGGAGGTTGGAAACATGTCTAGCCTTTCCATTCTCTATCTTGATAAAAATCTTTTCATGGGACCTATACCTTCTACCGTTGGTCAGCTACACAACCTGGTCGTGCTTAGCCTGTCAAAAAATAATTTTTCAGGAGAGATACCTCCTTCCATTGGCAAACTAAATCAACTGCAAGAGCTTTACCTGCAAGAAAATCAGTTGGGTGGAAGCATACCTGAAAGTCTAGGCAGTTGCCATAACTTGTTGGCACTGAATCTTTCGTATAATACCTTTGGTGGAAGCATAAATGGACAAATGTTTGGCAGATTGAATCAGTTGAGTTGGCTACTTGATCTTTCACACAATGAACTTGCAATGTCCATACCACTACAGATGGGTAggctgataaaccttggttcattGAGCCTATCTCACAACAATCTCACAGGCAGAATCCCGTCCACGCTTGGCCAGTGTGTCCGGTTGGAACTGCTTCGTGTAGAAGGAAACCTCCTACAAGGAAGCATACCACAATCACTAGCAAGTCTCAAAGGCATCCAAGTGTTAGATTTCTCCCATAACAATATATCTGGTATAATCCCAGAGTTCCTGGCAACTTTCACTTCATTGCGGTATCTAAATATGTCCTTCAACAACTTGGAAGGGCTAGTTCCCATTGGTGGAGTATTTGATAATAAGAGTGGTATTTTTgtacaagaaaatcctcatctttGCTCAAGTGTTGCAACAGAAGAGCTTCCTCGGTGCTTTGCTTCGGTAACCATAAATAAGCACAAGTTCATCATTCCAGTGGTGATAACTCTATCAACTCTTGCTGCACTAGCTTCAATCATGGGGATGTTAAATTTCTGGTTAAAGAGGAGGTGCAGATCCAGTAAGAGCATTGACCCTTGCTACATGGATTTGAAGAGGATATCGTACTGTGATGTAAGAAAAGCAACAGATAGATTTTCTATAGACAACGTAGTTGGTATGGGGAAATTTGGGGTAGTCTATAAAGGTTGGTTCGACGCACGAGACGGCACGGTTGCTGTGAAAGTATTCAAGCTCAATCAACATGGCGCACCGCAAACCTTCATTGCTGAGTGCAAGGCGTTGCAACATATCCGTCATCGGAATATCGTGAAGGTGATAACTGCATGCTCAACTAATGACCTAGTGGGAAATGAGTTCAAAGCTCTAGTCTTTGTGTATATGGCCAATGGGAGCCTTGAAAACCGACTTCATAAGCAGTGTGGTGATTTGAGTTTAGGGGCAGTGATATGCATATCAGTTGACATTGCTTCTGCTCTCGATTACCTCCATAACGAGTGCATCCCACCAATTGTTCACTGTGATATGAAGCCAAGCAACATACTTTTCGACGAAGACGATAttgcacatgtcagtgactttggTCTAGCAAGGCTAATTTGTAGCTGTTCATCTGGAGTGCAGAGCAGTGCAACAAGCATATTTGGCCCAAGGGGGACTATTGGTTACATACCTCCCG AGTATGGCCTAGCAAGTGAAATCTCAACAGAGGGCGATGTCTATAGCTATGGCATTGTCCTTTTGGAAATGCTAACACGGAAACAACCTACTCATGAAGAATTCGGTTATGGCTTTACACTCCACAAGTATGTCGAAGCATCACTTTCACAGATTGAAGACATTCTTCACCCTAGCCTTACTTCAGAAATGGGAGGTGAACATGTCAATCATATGCCACACATGCAAGGACACAAGGCATTTACACAGAAGAATATATGTGCTCTCCGGCTCCTTAAACTCGGCCTGTTATGCTCTGCAGAATCATCGAAAGATCGCCCAACAATGCATGATGTATACAGTGAAGTAACCAAAGTAAAAGAGGATTTTCTCTCTCTATGA